The proteins below come from a single Chrysoperla carnea chromosome 1, inChrCarn1.1, whole genome shotgun sequence genomic window:
- the LOC123306159 gene encoding zinc finger protein 271-like, with translation MEDGLITANHGIGVKLEKGEILDENMSTENVLIKQELIEIDEKPFLLFLIKEESFEEIDTIEHPIDTTEIIKLEHSASRFQEKKPYSCNFCDKRFKNRRNLVVHHRVHTGEKPFSCKYCDKKFNQYNNLVDHIRTHTGEKPFSCKICEKKFSWQSSLIIHNRIHTGERPFSCKVCDKTFTQQSSLKTHHKKIHTGEKRFSCEIIAEENVQIKEENETDKLEDSASRIQENKPFSCDFCDKKFSLKCVLIAHNRTHSGEKPFSCEVCDKKFTQQTNLNRHKVVHTGEKPFSCEICDKKFSLKSILIAHNRTHTREKPFSCDVCDKRCQNRRDLVVHQQSHTGEKPFSCSICDKKFSLKSFLITHNRTHTGDKPFSCEICDKKFTQLSTLKTHKAIHIGKKTFSCEICDKKFNQKTNLYRHKMVHTAN, from the exons ATGGAAGATGGGCTAATTACAGCTAATCATGGAATAGGAGTTAAACTTGAAAAAGGAGAAATATTGGACGAAAATATGTCAACAGAAAATGTGTTGATTAAACAAGAACTAATTGAAATcgatgaaaaaccatttttacttT TTTTGATTAAAGAGGAATCATTCGAAGAAATTGACACAATAGAACATCCGATAGATACaactgaaataattaaattggaaCATTCTGCTTCAAGATTTCAAGAAAAGAAACCATattcttgtaatttttgtgacaaaagatttaaaaatcgaagaaatttAGTTGTGCATCATCGAGTtcataccggtgaaaaaccattttcgtgtaaatattgtgataaaaaatttaatcagtaTAACAATTTAGTTGATCATATACGGACTCATacaggtgaaaaaccattttcttgtaaaatttgtgaaaaaaagtttagttGGCAAAGTAGTTTGATTATTCATAATCGAATTCACACGGGAGAAAGGCCTTTCTCGTGTAAGGtttgtgataaaacttttaCGCAACAGAGTAGTTTGAAAAcacatcataaaaaaattcataccggggaaaaacgtttttcatgtgaaattatTGCAGAAGAAAATGtacaaattaaagaagaaaatgaaacCGATAAATTAGAAGATTCTGCTTCaagaattcaagaaaataaaccattttcatgtgatttttgtgacaaaaaatttagtttgaaatGTGTTTTAATTGCCCATAATCGAACTCATtcgggagaaaaaccattttcatgtgaagtttgtgataaaaaatttactcaacaAACTAATTTAAATCGACATAAAGTAgttcatactggtgaaaaaccattttcatgtgaaatttgtgataaaaaatttagtctgaaaagtattttaattgccCACAATCGAACTCATACgcgagaaaaaccattttcatgtgacgtTTGTGATAAAAGATGTCAAAATCGAAGAGATCTAGTCGTTCATCAACAAagtcatactggtgaaaaacctttttcatgtagtatttgtgataaaaaatttagcctgaaaagttttttaattacccACAATCGAACTCATACGGGAGacaaaccattttcatgtgaaatttgtgataaaaaattcactCAACTTAGCACGTTAAAAACACATAAAGCAATtcatattggaaaaaaaacattttcatgtgaaatttgtgataaaaaatttaatcaaaaaactaatttatatagACATAAAATGGTTCATACtgctaattaa
- the LOC123306160 gene encoding zinc finger protein 678-like, with product MDQNIAAKNVLVKNEINFQQIFIKEETSEESDDKMQHGLTTAEHETDKPDVKNVSKSTPDKPFSCDLCEKSFKFQSNLIVHQRIHTGKNPFTCKICDRKFRWQSALIVHKRTHTKEKQFSCEICNKECSQLQLLIQHKRIHTGEKPLSCEICDKKFSWRSSLIEHKRLHSDEKSFSCEVCGRKFNWRSSLIEHKRLHSDEKLFSCEFCGKKFSSRTSLVKHNRIHTGERPYSCKICNKNFTQLNSLKRHKLIHIKEKRLEKFKEENIQIKEEINLEQVVIKEEAFEEIDPELEVKTATKYQKNKEYSCDFCDKKFKERIILTVHQRIHTGEKPFSCDVCEKTFSQSGSLYNHKVTHYGKQRFSCDVCDKNFTRKFHLNRHKVIHNGEKPFSCEICDEKFCWQSSLIVHKRSHTDEKSFSCDVCGRKFTNVRSLTRHKRIHIDGDEVEENDLIKEELRDIDEKLENCNKIVSESDRKYFSCEICNKKFKHRTNLTAHKRLHSGKRLFSCEICDKVFTQANSLFVHKRIHTGEKPFSCEICDKKFTQKSGLNRHKRIHTGEKPFSCDFCEKTFTLESGLIIHKRTHTGERPFSCEICEKKFTQSSSLKIHQITHTGEKRFSCEICEKKFSRQSTLKEHKRTHHDNKLCIDEVCEEKTDLVKEELIDIDEKPFLLDLSDEKLEKHN from the coding sequence atggACCAAAATATTGCAGCGAAAAATGTGctggttaaaaatgaaataaatttccagcaaatatttattaaagaagaaacATCAGAGGAAAGTGATGATAAAATGCAACATGGGCTAACTACAGCTGAACATGAGACCGATAAACCagacgtaaaaaatgtttctaaatcTACACCAGacaaaccattttcatgtgatttatgtgaaaaaagttttaaatttcaaagtaatttaattGTGCATCAACGAATTCATACCGGAAAAAATCCATTTACGTGTAAAATTTGTGATCGAAAATTTCGATGGCAAAGTGCTTTAATTGTTCATAAACGAACacatacaaaagaaaaacaattttcgtgTGAGATTTGTAATAAAGAGTGTTCACAGctacaattattaattcaacataaacgaattcatacaggtgaaaaaccattatcttgtgaaatttgtgataaaaaatttagttggcGAAGTAGTTTAATTGAACATAAACGATTACATAGtgatgaaaaatcattttcatgtgaagttTGTGGCCGAAAATTTAATTGGCGAAGTAGTTTAATTGAACATAAACGTTTACATAgtgatgaaaaattattttcatgtgaGTTTTGTGGCAAAAAATTTAGTTCGCGAACTAGTTTGGTAAAACATAATCGAATTCACACGGGAGAACGACCTTATTCGTGTaagatttgtaataaaaattttacgcaACTAAATAGTTTGAAGAGACATAAATTAATTCACATTAAAGAAAAACGcttggaaaaatttaaagaagaaaatatacaaattaaagaagaaataaatttgGAGCAAGTTGTAATTAAAGAGGAAGCATTCGAAGAAATAGACCCCGAATTAGAGGTGAAAACTgctacaaaatatcaaaaaaataaagaatattcttgtgatttttgtgataaaaaatttaaagaacgaATCATTTTAACTGTGCATCAACgaattcacaccggagaaaaaccattttcatgtgatgtctgtgaaaaaacattttcccaATCCGGTAGTTTATACAATCATAAAGTAACTCATTACGGGAAACAACGATTTTCATGTGacgtttgtgataaaaattttacgagAAAATTCCATTTAAATCGACATAAAGTGATACATaatggtgaaaaaccattttcgtgTGAAATAtgtgatgaaaaattttgttggcaaAGTAGTTTAATTGTACATAAACGATCTCATACggatgaaaaatcattttcatgtgatgtttgtggtaGAAAATTTACGAATGTACGTAGTTTAACGCGACATAAAAGAATTCACATCGATGGCGATGAAGTCgaagaaaatgatttaattaaagaaGAATTACGTGATATTGATGAAAAACTTGaaaactgtaataaaattgtgaGTGAAAGtgatcgaaaatatttttcttgtgaaatttgtaataaaaagtttaaacatcGAACGAATTTAACAGCTCATAAACGACTTCATTCTGGAAAACGattattttcatgtgaaatctgTGATAAAGTTTTTACTCAAGCAAACAGTTTATTtgtacataaacgtattcataccggggaaaaacctttttcctgtgaaatttgtgataaaaaatttacacaaaaaagtggtttaaatCGACATAAAAGAATTCACacgggagaaaaaccattttcgtgTGATTTCTGTGAGAAAACATTTACTCTAGAAAGTggattaattattcataaacgAACACATACCGGGGAAAGACCCTTCTCGTGTGagatttgtgaaaaaaaatttacacaatcAAGTAGTTTGAAAATACATCAAATAACTCATACGGgtgaaaaacgtttttcatgtgaaatttgtgagaaaaaatttagtaggCAAAGTACTTTAAAAGAACATAAAAGAACCCATCATGATAATAAATTGTGTATCGATGAAGTATGCGAAGAAAAAACAGATTTGGTTAAGGAAGAACTTATTGACATcgatgaaaaaccatttttacttGACTTGAGTGatgaaaaacttgaaaaacataat
- the LOC123306162 gene encoding oocyte zinc finger protein XlCOF15-like, with protein sequence MEDGLIVVKHGIGKSEVKLGKEETLDENITTENVLIKQEIDLEEIFIKEEISEESENLEHELITAEYETDELEDSTSRFQENKSFSCEFCDKTFKCRSYLAVHQRTHNGEKSFSCEICDKKFSQKSYLAQHKRIHTGYKPFSCKVCDKKFKNQRDLLVHQRTHTGEKPFSCDICGKKFTVVNSLNRHKVNHTGKRPFSCEICDKSFTHNNYLISHKRIHTGEKPFSCKICDKKFTQYPNLMDHIRTHTVGKVI encoded by the exons ATGGAAGATGGGCTAATTGTAGTTAAACATGGAATCGGTAAATCAGAAGTTAAACTTGGAAAAGAAGAAACATTGGACGAAAATATTACAACAGAAAATGTTCTGATTAAACAAGAGATCGATttagaagaaatatttattaaagaagaaatatcaGAGGAAAGTGAAAATTTAGAACATGAACTAATTACAGCTGAATATGAAACTGATGAATTAGAAGATTCTACTTCaagatttcaagaaaataaatcattttcttgtGAGTTTTGTGACAAAACATTTAAGTGTCGAAGTTATCTAGCTGTGCATCAACGAACTCACAatggagaaaaatcattttcatgtgaaatttgtgataaaaaatttagtcaaaaatCTTATTTAGCTCAACACAAACGAATTCACACTGGATACAAACCATTTTCCTGTaaagtttgtgataaaaaatttaaaaatcaaagagaTTTACTCGTACATCAACGAActcataccggagaaaaaccattttcatgtgatatttgtggtaaaaaatttactgtagTGAATAGTTTGAATAGACATAAAGTGAATCACACCGGAAAAAGGccattttcttgtgaaatttgtgataaatcatttacccataacaattatttaataagccataaacgaattcataccggggaaaaaccattttcgtgtaaaatttgtgataaaaaatttactcagtATCCCAATTTAATGGATCATATACGGACTCATacag ttggcAAAGTAATTTAA
- the LOC123306163 gene encoding zinc finger protein 208-like translates to MEHNLNTTEIDKDFASRFQENKPFSCEFCNKTFSRRGNLIEHQRTHTVDKPFSCKICDKKFRWRHSLISHNRIHTGEKPFSCEICDKTFTQQSSLNTHKEIHSRENSFSCEICNKNFNHRTSLVRHKRTHSVNQQSGLNLTHEVFEEESDLIKEEFDDGKLEEENARNEILPEKNIQIKEEVNNEQVVVKEETLEENDSMVQLKDTTEQLEDSTSKSQQNKPYSCDFCDKRFKNQRNLIGHQRIHTGEKPFSCEICGKNFTQQSGLYLHKRSHTGEKPFSYEKPYSCDFCNKAFNRQSILIVHKRTHTRETSFSCEVCGKKFSHKSSLSKHKTIHLQDDRINEVFDEENDLVKKDAEKLFSLELDDKKPEKNNKLNEEFTKNEVIEEENVQIKEEINLEQRSKLSEESDIMEDGLITANHGIGVKLEKGEILDENVLIKQEIDLGEIFIKEEISEESFKSEHELITAEYETDELEIKSSLNAQQNKPHSCDFCDKTFKYRSDLARHQRTHNEERPFSCAGCYKKFTQQSSLKRHQIIHSGEKPFSCDICGKKFTQLCSLKTHQAIHAGKKSFSCEFCGKKFSSRSSLVKHNRIHTGERPYSCKICNKSFTQLNSLKRHKLIHIKEKRLEKFKEENIQIKEEVNLEQVVIKEEAFEVNDSELEVKTAIKHQKNREEYSCEICDTKFSLQSILDKHKIIHTQDNRTDEVFEEENVLVKEELIEIDEKPFLLDMSDEKFGKNNKFDEEFTKSGLIEEGNVQERVNLEQVLIKEEIIEDHDTMELKLKDRTTEQLEVRTVSKGQINKKYSCDFCEKKFKSPSDLIVHQRIHTGEKPFSCEVCDKKFTQRSVLKSHKFTHTGEKPFPCDICEKKFTQLSTLKTHKATHTGEKTFSCQVCDKKFSLQSVLIVHKRTHTGEKPFSCEVCGKKFTQLSTLKAHQVTHTGKNKFSCDFCDKTFKCRSDLAGHQRIHTGERPFSCTDCDKTFTLASSLKRHQINHSGEKPFSCEACDKKFTQQSALKTHKFTHTGEKPFSCEVCDRKCQNRRDLVVHQRIHTGEKPFSCDICGKKFTVANSLKRHQVAHTGKTVIFM, encoded by the exons ATGGAACATAACTTAAATACAACTGAAATTGATAAAGATTTTGCTTCaagatttcaagaaaataaaccattttcatgtgagttttgtaataaaaccttCAGTCGACGAGGTAACTTAATTGAACATCAACGAACTCATACTGTCgataaaccattttcttgtaaaatttgtgataaaaaatttcgcTGGCGGCATAGTTTAATTAGTCATAATCGAATTCACACGGGAGAAAAACCTTTCTCGTGTGagatttgtgataaaacatttacccAACAGAGTAGTTTGAATACACATAAAGAAATCCATTCTagggaaaatagtttttcatgtgaaatttgtaataaaaactttaatcacAGAACGTCTTTAGTtcgtcataaacgaactcattcAGTTAACCAGCAATCTGGTTTAAATTTAACCCATGAAGTGTTCGAGGAGGAAAGTGATTTGATTAAAGAAGAATTTGATGATGGAAAACTTGAAGAAGAAAACGCGAGAAATGAAATTCttccagaaaaaaatattcagatCAAAGAAGAAGTAAATAACGAGCAAGTTGTGGTTAAAGAGGAAACCTTAGAAGAAAATGACTCAATGGTCCAGCTGAAAGATACAACCGAACAATTAGAAGATTCTACTTCAAAATCTCAGCAAAACAAACCATATTCTtgtgatttttgtgataaaagatttaaaaatcaaagaaatttaattGGGCATCAACGAATTCATACCGGGGAAAAACCGTTTTCTTGTGAAATTTGTGGTAAAAACTTTACACAACAAAGTGGATTATATCTACATAAAAGATCACACacgggagaaaaaccattttcat ATGAAAAACCGTAttcatgtgatttttgtaataaagcatTCAATCgacaaagtattttaattgtACACAAACGAACTCACACGAGAGAAACATCATTTTCTTGCGAAgtttgtggaaaaaaatttagtcataaAAGTAGTTTAAGTAAACATAAAACAATTCACCTCCAAGACGATCGTATCAATGAAGTATTTGACGAAGAAAATGATTTAGTTAAAAAAGATgctgaaaaactattttcacttGAATTGGATGATaaaaaacctgaaaaaaataataaattgaatgaagaatTCACCAAAAATGAAGtcattgaagaagaaaatgttcagattaaagaagaaataaatttgGAACAA cgatc aaaactaTCAGAAGAAAGTGACATAATGGAAGATGGGCTAATTACAGCTAATCATGGAATAGGAGTTAAACTTGAAAAAGGAGAAATATTGGACGAAAATGTGTTGATTAAACAAGAGATCGATTTaggagaaatatttattaaagaagaaatatcaGAAGAAAGTTTTAAGTCGGAACATGAACTAATTACAGCTGAATATGAAACCGATGAATTAGAAATCAAAAGCTCTTTAAACGCTCAACAAAACAAACCACATTCCTGTGATTTTTGtgacaaaacatttaaatatcgAAGTGATTTAGCTAGACATCAACGAACTCATAATGAAGAAAGACCTTTCTCATGTGCgggttgttataaaaaatttacacaacaGAGCAGTTTAAAAAGACATCAAATAATTCacagtggagaaaaaccattttcatgtgatatttgtggtaaaaaatttactcaactTTGCTCGTTAAAAACACATCAAGCAATTCATGctggaaaaaaatcattttcatgtgaatttTGTGGCAAAAAATTTAGTTCGCGAAGTAGTTTAGTGAAACATAATCGAATTCACACGGGAGAAAGACCTTATTCGTGTAAgatttgtaataaaagttttacgcAACTAAATAGTTTGAAGAGACATAAATTAATTCACATTAAAGAAAAACGcttggaaaaatttaaagaagaaaatatacaaattaaagaaGAAGTAAATTTGGAGCAAGTTGTAATTAAAGAGGAAGCATTCGAAGTAAATGACTCCGAATTAGAGGTGAAAACTGctataaaacatcaaaaaaatagAGAAGAATATTcgtgtgaaatttgtgatacaaaatttagtttGCAAAGTATTTtagataaacataaaataattcatacccAAGACAATCGTACCGATGAAGTTTTTGAAGAAGAAAACGTTTTGGTTAAAGAAGAACTAATTGAAATcgatgaaaaaccatttttacttGATATGAGTGAtgaaaaatttgggaaaaataataaatttgatgaaGAATTTACGAAAAGTGGACTAATTGAAGAAGGAAATGTACAAGAAAGAGTAAATTTGGAGCAAGTATTAATTAAAGAGGAAATAATAGAAGACCATGACACAATGGAACTGAAACTGAAAGATCGAACAACAGAACAATTAGAAGTTAGAACTGTTTCAAAaggtcaaataaataaaaaatattcgtgcgatttttgtgaaaaaaaatttaagagtcCAAGTGATTTAATTGTGCATCAACGAATTCACACcggggaaaaaccattttcatgtgaagtttgtgataaaaaatttactcaacGAAGTGTGTTAAAATCACATAAATTTACTCATacgggagaaaaaccatttccaTGTGAC atttgtgagaaaaaatttactcaacTTAGCACGTTAAAAACACATAAAGCTACTCACACgggagaaaaaacattttcatgtcaagtttgtgacaaaaaatttagtCTACAAAGTGTTTTAATTGTCCACAAACGAACTCATACgggagagaaaccattttcgTGTGAAGTTTGTGGGAAGAAATTTACTCAACTTAGCACTTTAAAGGCTCATCAAGTAACTCATACcggaaaaaacaaattttcatgtgATTTTTGTGACAAAACATTTAAATGTCGAAGTGATCTAGCTGGACATCAACGAATCCATACTGGTGAAAGACCTTTCTCATGTACagattgtgataaaacatttacgctAGCGAGTAGTTTAAAAAGACATCAAATAAATCatagcggagaaaaaccattttcatgtgaagcttgtgataaaaaatttactcaacaAAGCGcgttaaaaacacataaatttactcatactggagaaaaaccattttcctgtgaagtttgtgatagaaaatgtcaaaatcGAAGAGATTTAGTCGTGCATCAACGAATccataccggagaaaaacctttctcatgtgatatttgtggtaaaaaatttactgtGGCAAATAGTTTGAAAAGGCATCAAGTAGCTCACACCGGAAAAACggtcattttcatgtga
- the LOC123290472 gene encoding serine/threonine-protein phosphatase 6 regulatory ankyrin repeat subunit B-like: MDRRNRDIRRRLIRAIRHGKLETARELINSYGLPYSESSPKGYDLLCDALDNKHSEVAKLLLTSGSEVNSYQNSSNTPLHFAVKNGDIDDQEEIIELLLKHKADVNAEDEDRITPLFHAIENKNLKITKLLLDNGANVKDYPELLNIAVKRGCTEIVELLLQHNADVNATDENGYTALLSTLSDFYQDFCKLRTDRDPDVNIKRKITKLLLNHGANVDAKTPGGSTPLHFAVYNGYSQVVEVLLEYNANVNVREKTSLETPLHKSARSKNVEICEMLLNKGVDVDAGERNGLTALHIVTQEGSNDIVKLLLERGAEVDSKTKYNITPLYFSAQRGQQEIIETLLKFGADINCRNMDGNRALHIASQFGHVKVVTTLLEYGCDINSRDIDGKTALHIASHEGRFKVFTTLLEYGCDINSRDKVGNTALHIASHLGHNEVVTTLLEYGSDINIMTYSYLSPLDYAKTAKKAKTIEILKRHIVRMKTANLYVSQRNLRSVDEISFPDFQEKCENEITSMKSVKMNNYNISFYDILIRNSHSLAICLRNENIVQILKLDDYKTKFPIYGSMIKSRFRNGMKRNELLDQVNKILHFLYSFFANHFQLPQECIENIISYLSNVDLKIIIKKSKDK, from the coding sequence ATGGATCGTCGTAATCGGGATATAAGGCGCCGTTTAATTCGTGCGATTCGTCATGGGAAACTGGAAACAGCAAGAGAGTTAATAAATTCTTACGGGCTGCCATATTCAGAATCATCGCCAAAAGGATATGATTTACTTTGTGATGCTCTTGATAATAAACATTCGGAGGTGGCTAAATTACTTTTAACAAGCGGCTCTGAAGTCAACAGTTATCAAAACTCTTCTAATACTCCCCTTCATTTTGCTGTTAAAAATGGTGACATAGATGATCAAGAAGAAATTATcgaattacttttaaaacataaagCTGATGTAAATGCTGAAGACGAAGACAGAATAACTCCACTATTTCAtgctattgaaaataaaaatttaaaaattaccaaGCTACTTTTAGATAATGGAGCAAATGTTAAAGATTATCCCGAGCTATTGAATATTGCTGTTAAGAGGGGATGCACGGAAATCGTTGAACTTCTTTTGCAACATAATGCTGATGTTAACGCTACCGATGAAAACGGTTACACAGCATTGCTTTCAACTTTAAGTGATTTTTAtcaagatttttgtaaattacgtACTGATAGAGATCCTGATGTTAATATAAAGAGGAAAATTACTAAACTGCTTCTTAATCATGGTGCTAATGTAGACGCTAAAACTCCAGGTGGTTCGACGCCACTTCATTTTGCTGTCTACAATGGATATTCACAAGTTGTTGAAGTTCTTTTAGAATATAATGCAAATGTCAATGTTAGAGAAAAAACAAGTCTCGAGACACCACTCCATAAGTCTGCACGAAGCAAAAATGTAGAAATTTGTGAAATGCTTTTGAATAAAGGAGTTGACGTAGATGCTGGGGAACGGAATGGATTAACAGCGTTGCACATTGTAACTCAAGAAGGTTCCAACGATATTGTAAAACTATTGCTTGAACGTGGTGCCGAAGTTGATtctaaaactaaatataatattacaccCCTGTATTTCAGTGCTCAAAGAGGTCAACAGGAAATCATTGAAACTCTCTTGAAATTTGGTGCTGatattaattgtagaaatatggATGGCAATAGAGCACTCCACATTGCATCTCAATTTGGGCATGTTAAAGTTGTCACAACTCTCTTGGAGTATGGCTGTGATATTAATTCTAGAGATATAGATGGCAAAACAGCACTCCACATTGCATCTCACGAAGGGCGTTTTAAAGTTTTCACAACTCTCCTGGAGTATGGCTGTGATATTAATTCTAGAGACAAGGTTGGCAATACAGCACTCCACATCGCTTCTCACTTGGGGCATAATGAAGTTGTTACAACTCTCTTGGAGTATGGATCTGATATCAATATTATGACTTACAGCTATCTTTCACCTCTTGATTATGCTAAAACTGCTAAAAAAGCTAAAACTATTGAAATTCTTAAACGCCACATAGTTCGAATGAAAACCGCAAATTTATATGTTAGTCAACGAAATTTGCGTTCAGTTGATGAAATTTCCTTTCCTGATTTTCAGGAAAAATGTGAGAATGAAATAACAAGCATGAAGAGCGTGAagatgaataattataatatttcattttatgataTCTTGATAAGGAATTCTCATTCATTAGCAATATGTTTGAGGAACGAAAATATAGTGCAGATTCTAAAATTAGACgactataaaacaaaatttccaatataTGGAAGCATGATTAAAAGCCGCTTCAGAAATGGTATGAAAAGAAACGAGTTACTTGATcaagtgaataaaattttacattttctttattctttttttgcCAATCATTTTCAATTACCTCAAGaatgtatagaaaatataattagttaCTTGAGTAACGTAGATTTAAAGATAATCATCAAAAAAAGTAAAGATAAATAA
- the LOC123290486 gene encoding zinc finger protein 501-like, which yields MNFVKNLNIMRSVEILKENIKMEPEESDTAEPIQFNEEIKLNEILIKEEIFEENDELINLNKLSCDFCGQTFNTKSNLNRHQQIHTNKKSFTCEICEKKFHRKINLAQHIKQVHTTERPYSCDICDKTFKLHSYLTTHKRLHTGEKLFSCDFCDQKFNRRGILIVHKRIHTGEKPYACDTCDKKFTQPTDLNNHKRVHTGEKPFSCDFCDKQFSRQDSLVLHKRIHSGEKPCACDLCDARFNRQDSLRRHRRIHTGEKPYSCQVCEKKFTQQALLIKHERVHTGEKPFVCDFCEKRFSRSDTLDRHKRTHSGEKPFACDFCAKAFKQFDLLIQHKRIHTGEKPFSCKVCEKTFTQSSSLSVHKRTHTGEKPYTCDVCDKTFAQLGTLSAHKLIHSGEKPFSCEICNKTFSLQGNLTVHKRIHAENNRRLENDIKIEPDEDETDAMKRIFVEKEFDIEQVIIKQENDTMEQVLIKEEILDDSDMDYEFRTFPHNSVFLGSS from the coding sequence ATGAACTttgtaaaaaacttaaatataatgaGAAGTGtggaaatattaaaagaaaatattaaaatggaacCTGAAGAAAGTGATACCGCAGAACCCATAcaatttaatgaagaaataAAGCTGAATGAAATactaattaaagaagaaatattcgaagaaaatgatgaactaattaatttaaataaactttcatgCGATTTTTGTGGTCAAACATTTAACACCAAGAGTAACTTAAATCGACATCAGCAAATtcacacaaacaaaaaatcatttacatgcgaaatttgtgaaaaaaaattccatcggAAAATTAATTTAGCACAACATATAAAGCAAGTTCACACGACAGAGCGACCTTATTCCTGTGATATTTGTGACAAAACATTTAAGTTACACAGTTATTTAACAACACATAAACGATTACATACCggtgaaaaactattttcatgtgatttctgtgatcaaaaatttaatcgaCGTGGCattttaattgttcataaacgaattcacactggagaaaaaccatacgCGTGTGATacatgtgataaaaaatttacacaaccaaccgatttaaataatcataaacgTGTTCACaccggtgaaaaaccattttcatgtgatttttgtgataaacAATTTTCACGTCAAGATAGTTTAGTGTTACATAAACGAATACATTCCGGTGAAAAACCATGTGCTTGTGATTTATGTGATGCACGATTTAATCGACAAGATAGTTTACGACGGCATCGAAGAATTCATACCGGGGAAAAACCATATTCATGTCAGgtttgtgagaaaaaatttacCCAGCAAGCGTTATTAATTAAACATGAACGTGTtcataccggtgaaaaaccatttgtttgtgatttttgtgaGAAAAGATTTTCACGTAGTGACACTTTAGACAGACATAAACGTACACATtccggtgaaaaaccatttgcaTGTGATTTTTGTGCGAAAGCATTTAAACAATTCGATCTTTTGATacaacataaacgtattcacacgggggaaaaaccattttcgtgTAAAGTTTGTGAGAAAACTTTCACGCAATCAAGTAGTTTATCAGtgcataaacgaactcataccgGGGAAAAACCATATAcgtgtgatgtttgtgataaaacgTTTGCTCAGTTGGGTACTTTAAGTGCCCATAAATTGATTCATAGcggggaaaaaccattttcatgtgaaatttgtaataaaacatttagtttACAAGGTAATTTAACtgtacataaacgaattcacgcAGAAAATAATCGAAGATtagaaaatgatattaaaatagaaCCGGATGAAGATGAAACGGATGCAATGAAACgtatttttgtggaaaaagaATTTGATATCGAACAAGTTataattaaacaagaaaatgatacaaTGGAGCAAGTGttgattaaagaagaaatattggACGACAGTGATATGGATTATGAATTTAGGACATTTCCACATAATTctgttttcttaggatcatcttgA